Proteins found in one Deinococcus aestuarii genomic segment:
- a CDS encoding NCS2 family permease, producing MSDVSAPRPAASSGLDRFFGLSASGSTVPRELRAGLTTFLTMSYILFVNPQVLSAAIQVPNAFVQLLMTTAIAAAFGSLVMGLIAKYPFAQAPGMGLNAFFAFTVVQGLGVPWQTALGAVFISGVLFVLLSVLGARQAIVQAIPTSLKFAITGGIGAFLAFLGLRSAGLVVSNDATLLGLGSLRAPTVWLALLGLIIAAVLMSRRVTGAILWSILATTAVAILTGAAVYAGGENGALRAFPGFDGTFLGIFGTPVWPSSLVGQLDLAGALGLGLLSVVFTFFFVDFFDATGTLTGLSQRAGFLDEHGNMPRARRLFAMDGLAAMFGAFMGTSTTTAYVESASGIGEGGRTGLTAVTVGVLFLLAMFLWPLAAAIPGAATAPALILVGALMMEGVRHVDWDDISEGLPAFLTVIAMPLTFSIANGVSLGVISYCAIKLFSGRARQVSPILYGVAALLLIRYIWLVGE from the coding sequence ATGTCCGACGTTTCTGCCCCCCGTCCCGCGGCCAGCTCCGGCCTCGACCGTTTCTTCGGTCTGAGCGCCTCCGGCTCGACCGTCCCCCGCGAGCTGCGCGCGGGCCTGACGACCTTCCTCACGATGAGCTACATCCTCTTCGTCAACCCGCAGGTCCTGTCCGCCGCGATCCAGGTGCCCAACGCCTTCGTGCAGCTCCTGATGACGACCGCCATCGCCGCCGCCTTCGGCTCGCTGGTCATGGGGTTGATCGCCAAGTACCCCTTCGCGCAGGCACCCGGCATGGGCCTCAACGCCTTCTTCGCCTTCACGGTCGTGCAGGGCCTCGGCGTCCCGTGGCAGACGGCGCTGGGCGCCGTCTTCATCAGCGGCGTGCTCTTCGTCCTGCTCAGCGTCCTGGGTGCGCGCCAGGCCATCGTGCAGGCCATCCCCACCTCGCTCAAGTTCGCCATCACCGGCGGCATCGGCGCCTTTCTGGCCTTTCTGGGGCTGCGCAGCGCCGGGCTGGTCGTCAGCAACGACGCGACCCTGCTCGGCCTGGGTTCGCTGCGCGCCCCGACCGTGTGGCTGGCGCTGCTGGGGCTGATCATCGCCGCCGTCCTGATGAGCCGCCGCGTGACCGGCGCCATCCTGTGGAGCATCCTCGCCACCACCGCCGTCGCCATCCTCACCGGCGCCGCCGTGTACGCAGGCGGGGAGAACGGGGCGCTGCGGGCTTTCCCCGGCTTCGACGGCACGTTCCTGGGCATCTTCGGCACGCCGGTCTGGCCCTCCTCGCTCGTGGGGCAACTCGACCTGGCGGGGGCGCTCGGCCTGGGCCTCCTGAGCGTGGTGTTCACCTTCTTCTTCGTGGACTTCTTCGACGCGACGGGGACGCTGACGGGGCTGTCGCAGCGGGCAGGCTTTCTGGACGAGCACGGCAACATGCCGCGCGCCCGGCGCCTCTTTGCGATGGACGGGCTGGCCGCGATGTTCGGTGCCTTTATGGGCACGAGCACGACGACGGCGTACGTAGAGTCGGCCAGCGGCATCGGGGAGGGGGGCCGCACCGGGCTCACCGCCGTGACGGTCGGGGTGTTGTTCCTGCTCGCCATGTTCCTGTGGCCGCTCGCCGCCGCGATTCCGGGGGCCGCGACCGCGCCCGCCCTGATCCTGGTGGGGGCGCTGATGATGGAGGGGGTGCGGCACGTGGACTGGGACGACATCAGCGAGGGGTTGCCGGCCTTCCTGACTGTCATTGCCATGCCGCTGACCTTCTCCATCGCCAACGGGGTCTCCTTAGGCGTGATCAGCTACTGCGCGATCAAGCTCTTCAGCGGGCGCGCGCGGCAGGTCAGCCCCATCCTCTACGGCGTCGCCGCGCTGCTCCTCATCCGCTACATCTGGCTGGTCGGCGAGTAG
- a CDS encoding 8-oxoguanine deaminase, which yields MTAPHEPQTLLRGIHTLLTMGGEREAPSPPISDAAVLIEGPRVRWVGPERELPAELLAPGHHVRDLGGHVVLPGLINTHHHLYQNLTRCLAPDSGLFDWLRTLYPIWLRLTPEAAFVSAQVGLAELALSGCTTSSDHLYLYPNGVRLDDTIHAARETGLRFHATRGSMSLGESQGGLPPDRAVEREDDILRDSARVIAAFHDPRPLALTRVALAPCSPFSVTGDLMRESARLARVHGVRLHTHLAETADEDAFCLARFGLRPLDYAESLGWLGPDVWFAHGVHFSPADAARLGRCGCGVAHCPSSNMRLASGIAPVRELLEAGVRVALGVDGSASNDGAHLLGEARQALLSSRVRGAPGEAPRAADALSASEALWLATRGGAEVLGREDLGQLAPGFAADLIAVNLNDLAFAGARHDPLAALTLCSPPRVALSMVGGRVVVEGGELVTLDLPPLLERHERLSRAMVLG from the coding sequence ATGACCGCACCCCACGAGCCCCAGACGCTGCTGCGCGGCATCCACACCCTGCTGACGATGGGGGGCGAACGCGAGGCCCCCTCACCGCCGATTTCCGACGCCGCCGTGCTGATCGAGGGACCGCGTGTGCGCTGGGTCGGCCCGGAACGGGAGCTGCCCGCCGAACTGCTGGCCCCCGGCCACCACGTCCGCGACCTCGGCGGGCACGTCGTCCTGCCCGGGCTGATCAACACCCACCACCACCTCTACCAGAACCTCACCCGCTGCCTGGCGCCCGATTCGGGGCTGTTCGACTGGCTGCGGACGCTCTACCCCATCTGGCTGCGCCTGACCCCGGAGGCGGCCTTCGTGAGCGCGCAGGTGGGGCTGGCCGAGCTGGCGCTCTCCGGCTGCACGACGAGCAGCGACCACTTATACCTCTACCCGAACGGGGTGCGGCTGGACGACACCATCCACGCGGCGCGGGAGACCGGCCTGCGCTTCCACGCGACGCGCGGCAGCATGAGCCTGGGGGAGTCGCAGGGCGGGCTGCCCCCCGACCGCGCCGTAGAGCGGGAGGACGACATCCTGCGCGACAGCGCGCGGGTGATCGCGGCCTTCCACGACCCCCGGCCCCTGGCCCTGACGCGGGTGGCGCTGGCGCCCTGCTCGCCCTTCTCGGTGACGGGCGACCTGATGCGCGAGAGCGCCCGCCTGGCTCGCGTCCACGGCGTCCGGCTCCACACCCACCTCGCGGAGACGGCCGACGAGGACGCCTTCTGCCTGGCCCGCTTCGGCCTGCGGCCCCTGGACTACGCCGAGTCGCTGGGGTGGCTGGGGCCGGACGTGTGGTTCGCGCACGGGGTCCACTTCAGCCCGGCGGACGCGGCTCGGCTGGGCCGGTGCGGCTGCGGCGTCGCCCACTGCCCGAGCAGCAACATGCGCCTGGCGAGCGGCATCGCCCCGGTGCGGGAGCTGCTGGAGGCGGGCGTGCGGGTGGCCCTCGGGGTGGACGGCAGCGCCAGCAACGACGGCGCGCACCTGCTCGGGGAGGCGCGACAGGCGCTGCTCTCCTCGCGCGTGCGCGGGGCTCCCGGCGAGGCACCCCGCGCGGCGGACGCCTTGAGCGCCTCCGAGGCCCTCTGGCTCGCCACCCGGGGAGGGGCGGAGGTGCTGGGCCGGGAGGACCTCGGGCAACTCGCACCCGGCTTCGCCGCCGACCTGATCGCCGTGAACCTCAACGACCTCGCCTTCGCCGGGGCACGGCACGACCCGCTCGCGGCCCTGACCCTGTGCAGCCCGCCGCGCGTGGCGCTGAGCATGGTGGGAGGCCGGGTCGTCGTGGAGGGCGGCGAGCTGGTCACGCTGGACCTGCCGCCCCTGCTGGAGCGCCACGAGCGCCTGAGCCGGGCAATGGTGCTGGGCTGA
- the guaD gene encoding guanine deaminase: MKLYRATLMHTPASPFDTPDALHVLEDGALLVEGGRILAASPYPDLRAAHPRAEVVDLRGGVLLPGFVDTHVHYPQVRVLGGLGMGLLEWLDRNTLPEEARLADATYAGAVAREFLSALAANGTTTALVFGSHYAAAMDAFFGEAARSGLRVVAGQVVSDRLLRPELHTTPERAYAEGRALIERWHGMGRALYAVTPRFALSASEGILDACAALTGEFPGVRFTSHINENRREVEVVRGLFPGARDYLDTYERAGLVTRHSVLAHNVHPTGRELDVMAACGCTAAHCPCSNSSLGSGLFPLRRHLQAGVHVSLGTDVGGGTGFSMLKEGLQAYFMQQLLGEAGQPLAPAHLLYLATRAGAQALDLHDRTGDFGVGKAFDAVYLRPPGGSTLATVLRHAESGERVLAALFTMGTQADVARVWVEGDQVYERPATPSEVGV, encoded by the coding sequence ATGAAGCTCTACCGCGCCACCCTGATGCACACCCCCGCGAGCCCCTTCGACACGCCGGACGCGCTGCACGTCCTGGAGGACGGCGCCCTGCTCGTGGAGGGGGGCCGCATCCTGGCCGCGTCGCCCTACCCGGACCTGCGGGCCGCGCACCCCCGCGCCGAGGTCGTCGATCTGCGCGGCGGCGTGTTGCTGCCCGGCTTCGTGGACACCCATGTCCACTACCCGCAGGTCCGGGTGCTGGGCGGGCTGGGGATGGGGCTGCTCGAATGGCTCGACCGCAACACCCTGCCGGAGGAGGCGCGCCTGGCCGACGCCACCTACGCCGGGGCGGTCGCCCGCGAATTTCTGTCCGCCCTCGCGGCGAACGGCACGACGACCGCCCTGGTGTTCGGCAGCCACTACGCCGCCGCGATGGACGCCTTTTTCGGGGAGGCGGCCCGCAGCGGCCTGCGGGTGGTGGCCGGGCAGGTCGTCTCCGACCGCCTGCTGCGCCCCGAACTCCACACCACACCGGAGCGGGCCTACGCCGAGGGGAGGGCGCTGATCGAACGTTGGCACGGGATGGGCCGAGCCCTGTATGCCGTGACGCCACGGTTCGCCCTGTCGGCGAGCGAGGGGATCCTCGACGCCTGCGCGGCCTTGACGGGCGAGTTCCCGGGCGTGCGCTTCACCAGCCACATCAACGAGAACCGCCGCGAGGTCGAGGTGGTGCGCGGGCTCTTTCCCGGCGCCCGCGACTACCTCGACACCTACGAGCGCGCGGGGCTGGTCACCCGCCACAGCGTTCTCGCCCACAACGTCCACCCGACCGGGCGCGAGCTGGACGTCATGGCGGCTTGTGGCTGCACCGCCGCGCACTGCCCGTGCAGCAACTCGTCCCTGGGAAGCGGCCTCTTCCCGCTGCGCCGCCACCTCCAGGCGGGCGTCCACGTCTCGCTGGGCACCGACGTGGGGGGCGGCACGGGCTTTTCGATGCTCAAGGAGGGGCTCCAGGCCTATTTCATGCAGCAGCTCCTCGGCGAGGCGGGACAGCCGCTCGCACCGGCGCACCTGCTGTACCTGGCGACGCGGGCGGGCGCCCAGGCGCTCGACCTGCACGACCGGACGGGCGATTTCGGCGTGGGCAAGGCCTTCGACGCGGTGTACCTGCGCCCCCCGGGGGGCAGCACGCTGGCAACCGTGCTGCGGCACGCGGAGAGTGGTGAGCGCGTCCTGGCGGCCCTGTTCACCATGGGGACCCAGGCGGACGTGGCCCGGGTCTGGGTGGAGGGCGATCAGGTGTACGAACGGCCCGCCACCCCCAGCGAGGTCGGCGTATGA
- the xdhB gene encoding xanthine dehydrogenase molybdopterin binding subunit — protein MTSLFERPPVGAVGEAIPHESAEAHVTGSALYTDDLGVRLQNLLHAWPLQAPHAHARVTRLNVAPALEVPGVVRVLTADDVPGVNDAGVKHDEPLFPTEVMYHGHAVCWVLAESIEAARLGSQVIEVEYEPLPALVTIHEAIAAESFQGSQPTLRRGDASFGLEQATHVFEGEFEFGGQEHFYLETNASLAHVDEWGQVFVQSSTQHPTETQEIVAHVLGRTSSEVTVQCLRMGGGFGGKEMQPHGYAAIAALGAVLTGRPVRLRLNRQQDLTLTGKRHPFHASWRVGFDEDGRLLALQATLTSDGGWSLDLSEPVLARALCHIDNAYFIPHVEVHGRIAKTNKTSQTAFRGFGGPQGMLVIEDLLGRCAPLLGLEPHELRARNFYQPGEATPYGQPVRHAERLEDLWTTLLSRSDFAARTQEVRAFNESHPHTKRGLAVTPVKFGISFNFTAYNQAGALVHVYKDGSVLINHGGTEMGQGLHTKMMQVAATALGVPLSCVRLAPTRTDKVPNTSATAASSGADLNGGAIKDACEQIKGRLAAVAAGSLGTLAAKVGALGVHPNDVRFENGRVFPVGHPELGMDFRQVVHDAYHLRTQLWAAGFYRTPGLHWDRTTMQGEPFKYFSYGASVSEVEVDGFSGAYRLRRVDILHDVGDSLSPLIDLGQVEGGFVQGAGWLTLEELRWDTSDGPHRGRLATQAASTYKLPSFSEMPEVFNVALLERATESGVVYGSKAVGEPPLMLAISVREALRQAAAAFGPEGRVTELASPATPEAVFWALDAARQASARPTPSPHVAAD, from the coding sequence ATGACCAGCCTGTTCGAGAGGCCCCCGGTGGGTGCGGTGGGCGAAGCCATCCCCCACGAGAGCGCCGAAGCGCACGTCACGGGGTCCGCGCTCTATACCGACGACCTGGGGGTGCGGCTCCAGAACCTCCTCCACGCGTGGCCGCTCCAGGCCCCCCACGCCCACGCCCGCGTGACCCGGCTGAACGTCGCGCCCGCCCTGGAGGTGCCCGGCGTGGTCCGGGTGCTGACGGCCGACGACGTGCCGGGGGTGAACGACGCGGGCGTGAAGCACGACGAGCCCCTCTTCCCGACCGAGGTCATGTACCACGGCCACGCGGTCTGCTGGGTGCTCGCCGAGAGCATCGAGGCCGCGCGGCTGGGGTCGCAGGTGATCGAGGTCGAGTACGAACCGCTGCCCGCCCTGGTGACCATTCACGAGGCCATCGCCGCCGAATCCTTCCAGGGGAGCCAGCCCACCCTGCGCCGGGGCGACGCATCCTTCGGGCTGGAACAGGCCACCCACGTCTTCGAGGGCGAATTCGAGTTCGGTGGGCAGGAACACTTCTACCTGGAGACGAACGCCTCGCTGGCCCACGTGGACGAATGGGGGCAGGTCTTCGTGCAGTCGAGCACCCAGCACCCCACCGAGACGCAGGAAATCGTGGCGCACGTGCTGGGCCGCACCAGCAGCGAGGTCACCGTCCAGTGCCTGCGGATGGGCGGCGGTTTCGGCGGCAAGGAGATGCAGCCGCACGGGTACGCTGCCATCGCCGCGTTGGGGGCGGTGCTGACGGGCCGCCCGGTGAGGTTGCGCCTCAATCGCCAGCAGGACCTCACCCTGACGGGCAAGAGGCACCCCTTCCACGCGAGCTGGCGGGTTGGCTTCGACGAGGACGGCAGGTTGCTCGCCCTCCAGGCCACCCTCACCTCGGACGGCGGGTGGAGCCTCGACCTCTCCGAGCCGGTGCTCGCCCGCGCCCTGTGCCACATCGACAACGCGTACTTCATCCCCCACGTCGAGGTCCACGGGCGCATCGCCAAGACGAACAAGACCTCGCAGACGGCCTTCCGGGGCTTCGGCGGGCCGCAGGGCATGCTGGTGATCGAGGACCTCCTGGGCCGCTGCGCGCCGCTGCTGGGGCTCGAACCGCACGAGCTGCGGGCGCGCAACTTCTACCAGCCCGGCGAGGCCACCCCCTACGGCCAGCCCGTGCGCCACGCCGAGCGGCTGGAGGACCTCTGGACCACCCTGCTCTCCCGCTCGGACTTCGCGGCGCGGACGCAGGAGGTGCGGGCCTTCAACGAATCGCACCCGCACACCAAACGTGGCCTCGCCGTCACGCCCGTCAAGTTCGGCATCTCCTTCAACTTCACGGCGTACAACCAGGCGGGCGCCCTCGTCCACGTCTACAAGGACGGCTCGGTCCTGATCAACCACGGCGGCACCGAGATGGGCCAGGGGCTGCACACGAAGATGATGCAGGTGGCGGCGACCGCCCTCGGCGTGCCGCTCTCCTGCGTGCGCCTCGCCCCTACCCGGACGGACAAGGTGCCCAACACCTCCGCCACGGCGGCGAGCAGCGGCGCGGACCTCAACGGCGGGGCAATCAAGGACGCCTGCGAGCAGATCAAGGGGCGGCTGGCGGCGGTGGCGGCAGGGTCGCTGGGCACGCTGGCGGCGAAGGTGGGGGCGCTGGGCGTCCACCCGAACGACGTGCGCTTCGAGAACGGGCGCGTCTTCCCGGTCGGGCACCCCGAACTGGGGATGGACTTCCGGCAGGTCGTCCACGACGCCTACCACCTGCGGACGCAGCTCTGGGCGGCGGGCTTCTACCGCACGCCGGGCCTGCACTGGGACCGCACCACCATGCAGGGCGAGCCCTTCAAATATTTCTCCTACGGCGCCTCGGTCAGCGAGGTGGAGGTGGACGGCTTTTCCGGGGCCTACCGCCTGCGCCGGGTGGACATCCTGCACGATGTGGGCGACAGCCTCTCGCCGCTGATCGACCTCGGGCAGGTGGAGGGCGGGTTCGTGCAGGGGGCGGGCTGGCTGACCCTGGAGGAGCTGCGCTGGGACACGTCGGACGGGCCGCACCGGGGCCGCCTCGCCACCCAGGCCGCGAGCACCTACAAGCTGCCGAGCTTTTCCGAGATGCCGGAGGTCTTCAACGTGGCGCTGCTGGAGCGGGCCACCGAGAGCGGCGTGGTGTACGGCTCCAAGGCGGTGGGCGAGCCGCCCCTGATGTTGGCGATCAGCGTGCGCGAGGCCCTGCGGCAGGCGGCGGCGGCCTTCGGCCCGGAGGGGCGGGTGACGGAGCTGGCGAGCCCCGCCACCCCCGAGGCCGTCTTCTGGGCGCTCGACGCGGCCCGGCAGGCGAGCGCCCGGCCCACCCCCTCGCCCCACGTGGCGGCGGACTGA
- the xdhC gene encoding xanthine dehydrogenase accessory protein XdhC, whose amino-acid sequence MPGWLEAVQGLADRGEPGVLVTVAAVRGHAPREAGAKMVVGPTESWDSVGGGNLEATAVERARALLACRATTPELLTLRLTDRAPNEYGRQCCGGEVTLLLEPLATARPHLAVFGVGHVGLALAGILNTLPVHLHLIDSRTTQLTPGRLAGLAGGAARLHVHHAPIPELALAELPAGTHLLIMTHDHAEDAALCDAALRRPDLGFTGLIGSKVKWARFREQLRAVGHAEETLARITTPIGLPGIRGKSPAVIALSVAAQLQQVLEAAEPCAVSSVPTPQRTP is encoded by the coding sequence GTGCCGGGCTGGCTGGAGGCGGTGCAGGGCCTCGCGGACCGCGGCGAACCCGGCGTCCTCGTGACCGTCGCGGCGGTGCGAGGCCACGCCCCGCGCGAGGCGGGCGCGAAGATGGTCGTTGGCCCGACGGAGAGCTGGGACAGCGTGGGCGGCGGCAACCTGGAGGCGACCGCCGTCGAGCGGGCCCGGGCGCTGCTCGCCTGCCGGGCGACGACCCCCGAACTGCTCACCCTGCGGCTGACCGACCGGGCCCCGAACGAGTACGGGCGCCAGTGCTGCGGCGGGGAGGTGACGCTGCTCCTCGAACCCCTGGCGACCGCGCGCCCGCACCTCGCCGTGTTCGGGGTGGGCCACGTGGGGCTGGCGCTGGCAGGCATTCTTAACACCCTGCCCGTGCACCTCCACCTGATCGACTCGCGCACCACGCAGCTCACCCCCGGGCGCCTGGCCGGGCTCGCGGGCGGCGCCGCCCGCCTGCACGTCCATCACGCACCGATTCCCGAGCTGGCCCTCGCGGAGCTGCCCGCCGGAACCCACCTCCTGATCATGACCCACGACCACGCCGAGGACGCCGCCCTGTGCGACGCCGCCCTGCGCCGCCCCGATCTGGGCTTCACCGGACTCATCGGGTCGAAGGTCAAGTGGGCGCGCTTCCGCGAGCAACTGCGGGCAGTGGGTCATGCCGAGGAGACCCTGGCCCGCATCACCACGCCCATCGGCCTTCCCGGCATTCGGGGCAAGAGCCCGGCGGTGATCGCCCTGAGCGTGGCCGCGCAACTCCAGCAGGTGCTGGAGGCGGCCGAGCCCTGCGCCGTCTCTTCCGTCCCCACTCCCCAGAGGACCCCATGA
- a CDS encoding FAD binding domain-containing protein has product MRPFEYGRAENEGQALTLGGRFLAGGTTLIDLMRLDVERPSLVTDITRLPLREIGNAGGGLRIGALASNTATAEHPLVRERYPLLSEAILAGASQQIRNMASMSGNVMQRTRCPYFRNLDFPRCNKRDIGSGCGAIEGDHRKHAVLGTSECCIAVHASDAAVALVALDCSLTLHGPEGEREVALTDFLLKPENHPELEHDLKPGELIVSLNLPALPWAVNGTYLKVRERESYAFALASAAVAVDLDGDTVRDVRIALGGVGTVPWRAREAEEALRGQPATRAAFEEAARVALRDARPLAQNAYKVGLARNVIVRALERVTGGPMTGERA; this is encoded by the coding sequence ATGCGGCCCTTTGAGTACGGGCGGGCGGAGAACGAGGGGCAGGCCCTGACGCTCGGCGGTCGCTTCCTCGCGGGCGGCACCACCCTGATCGACCTGATGCGGCTGGACGTGGAACGCCCTTCGCTGGTGACCGACATCACCCGCCTGCCGCTGCGGGAGATCGGGAACGCGGGGGGCGGGCTGCGGATCGGGGCGCTTGCCAGCAACACCGCGACCGCCGAGCATCCCCTGGTGCGGGAACGCTACCCCCTGCTCAGCGAGGCGATCCTGGCCGGGGCCTCCCAGCAGATTCGCAACATGGCCTCCATGTCGGGGAACGTGATGCAGCGGACCCGCTGCCCCTACTTCCGCAACCTTGACTTTCCCAGGTGCAACAAGCGCGACATCGGCAGCGGCTGCGGCGCCATCGAGGGCGACCACCGCAAACACGCCGTCCTGGGCACCTCCGAGTGCTGCATCGCCGTCCACGCCTCGGACGCGGCGGTGGCGCTCGTCGCGCTCGACTGCTCGCTGACATTGCACGGGCCGGAGGGCGAGCGGGAGGTGGCGCTGACCGACTTCCTGCTGAAGCCTGAAAATCACCCGGAGCTGGAGCATGATCTGAAGCCCGGCGAGCTGATCGTAAGCCTGAACCTGCCCGCGCTGCCCTGGGCGGTGAACGGCACCTACCTCAAGGTCCGCGAGCGCGAGTCCTACGCCTTCGCGCTGGCCTCGGCGGCGGTGGCCGTCGATCTGGACGGTGACACGGTGCGGGACGTGCGGATCGCCCTCGGCGGGGTCGGGACGGTACCGTGGCGGGCGCGGGAGGCGGAGGAGGCCCTGCGCGGCCAGCCCGCCACCCGCGCCGCCTTCGAGGAGGCCGCCCGCGTCGCCCTGCGGGACGCCCGGCCCCTGGCGCAGAACGCCTACAAGGTCGGCCTGGCGAGAAACGTCATCGTCCGCGCGCTGGAGCGCGTGACCGGAGGACCCATGACTGGAGAAAGGGCATGA
- a CDS encoding L-dopachrome tautomerase-related protein, whose product MLRSLSLWPSLLALTLASSPAPAQPAASLPASPARLGAPLELVHTFSGHMPVGVTVNSQGRIFVSYPRWEDIVPFSVAEIRGGREVPYPNRDLNTLKIPNNYDSFVGVQGLLVDGRDRLWVLDTGTINLGPVVDQRAPKLVGIDTRTNRVVKTIRFPAGVVLPNTYLNDLRVDLRFGADGVAYITDSGAKSGAGLIVVDLASGRSWRKLTGDATVKPVPGFVSFADGRALLERPQGGPARTLSFGADSIAISPDGSTLYYAPTASRRLYAVPTAALRDESLSDAQVKAQVRDLGEKGVSDGMAEDTFGRLYTTNHEQNAIIRRLPNGEFETVVRDPRLIWPDTLAIRGGYLYILSNQLNRQGRYHYGIDQRVKPYALFRVKVNAQPVILR is encoded by the coding sequence ATGCTCCGTTCCCTCTCCCTATGGCCCAGCCTCCTGGCCCTGACCCTCGCGTCCTCGCCCGCTCCGGCGCAGCCCGCCGCCTCGCTGCCCGCGTCGCCCGCGCGCCTGGGCGCTCCCCTCGAACTCGTCCACACCTTTTCCGGGCATATGCCCGTGGGCGTGACCGTGAACAGCCAGGGACGCATCTTCGTGTCGTACCCGCGCTGGGAGGACATCGTGCCCTTCTCGGTCGCGGAGATCAGGGGCGGGCGCGAGGTGCCCTACCCCAACCGGGACCTCAACACCCTCAAGATCCCGAACAACTACGACTCCTTCGTGGGCGTGCAGGGCCTCCTCGTGGACGGCAGGGACCGGCTGTGGGTGCTCGACACGGGCACGATCAACCTCGGGCCCGTCGTCGATCAGCGGGCGCCCAAGCTCGTCGGGATCGACACGCGCACGAACCGGGTGGTCAAGACGATCCGCTTCCCCGCGGGCGTGGTGCTGCCGAACACCTATCTCAACGACCTGCGGGTGGACCTGCGCTTCGGGGCGGACGGGGTAGCCTATATCACCGACTCGGGGGCGAAGTCGGGGGCCGGGCTGATCGTGGTGGACCTCGCCTCGGGGCGAAGCTGGCGCAAGCTGACGGGCGACGCGACGGTGAAGCCGGTGCCGGGATTCGTCTCCTTCGCGGACGGGCGCGCGCTGCTGGAGCGTCCACAGGGCGGGCCCGCGCGCACCCTCTCCTTCGGGGCCGACTCCATCGCCATCAGCCCGGATGGGAGCACCCTGTACTACGCCCCCACCGCCTCGCGCCGGTTGTACGCGGTGCCCACGGCGGCCCTGCGCGACGAGTCGTTGAGTGACGCGCAAGTCAAGGCCCAGGTGCGCGACCTGGGCGAGAAAGGCGTCTCCGACGGGATGGCCGAGGACACCTTCGGGCGGCTGTACACCACCAACCATGAGCAGAACGCGATCATCCGCCGCCTGCCGAACGGCGAGTTCGAGACGGTCGTACGTGACCCCCGCCTGATCTGGCCCGACACGCTGGCGATCCGGGGCGGGTACCTCTACATCCTGAGTAACCAGCTCAACCGGCAGGGCCGCTACCACTACGGCATCGACCAGCGGGTGAAGCCCTACGCCCTCTTCCGGGTGAAGGTGAACGCCCAGCCCGTGATCCTGCGGTGA
- a CDS encoding (2Fe-2S)-binding protein, which produces MTTTRSERTRQELSVSLYVNGEARQVEVPPQATLLDVLRERLGLTGSKKGCNHGQCGACTVHVDGEPYLSCLTLTATLEGRSVTTIEGLADGEALHPMQRAFIEHDAFQCGYCTPGQIMSAVACVQTGHAQGEADLKDFMSGNLCRCAAYPQIVKAVQSVAGTGEVSDAAL; this is translated from the coding sequence ATGACGACGACCCGGAGCGAACGGACCAGGCAGGAGCTGAGCGTCTCCCTGTACGTGAACGGCGAGGCCCGGCAGGTCGAGGTCCCGCCACAAGCCACCCTCCTCGACGTGCTGCGCGAGCGGCTGGGTCTGACGGGCAGCAAGAAGGGCTGCAACCACGGGCAGTGCGGCGCCTGCACGGTCCACGTGGACGGCGAGCCTTACCTCTCGTGCCTGACCCTGACGGCGACTTTGGAGGGGCGCTCCGTCACGACCATCGAGGGCCTGGCGGACGGGGAAGCCTTACACCCCATGCAGCGGGCCTTTATCGAGCACGACGCCTTCCAGTGCGGGTACTGCACGCCGGGGCAGATCATGTCGGCGGTCGCCTGCGTGCAGACGGGGCACGCTCAGGGCGAGGCCGACCTCAAGGACTTCATGAGCGGCAACCTCTGCCGCTGCGCCGCCTACCCGCAGATCGTGAAGGCGGTTCAGAGCGTGGCGGGCACCGGGGAGGTCAGCGATGCGGCCCTTTGA